In Primulina huaijiensis isolate GDHJ02 chromosome 4, ASM1229523v2, whole genome shotgun sequence, a genomic segment contains:
- the LOC140975714 gene encoding 4-coumarate--CoA ligase 1-like codes for MDPISKKEDIIFRSKLSDIYIPKHLPLHSYCFENISKHSTRPCLINGPTGEVYTYEEVELMSRKVGSGLSKLGIKQGDTIMLLLPNSTEYVFAFLASSHIGAITTMANPYFTPAEVVKQAKASKAKIIITQACHVGKVEGYALDSGVKVMCIDAPPAEWCLSFSELTSVDEKEIPPVKIHPDDVVALPYSSGTTGLPKGVMLTHKGLVTSVAQQVDGENPNLYIHSEDVMLCVLPMFHIYSLNSVLLCGLRVGAAILIMQKFDIISVLELIQKYKVTIGPFVPPIVLAIAKSPVVDKYDLSSVRMVMSGAAPLGKELEDAARAKFPNAIVGQGYGMTEAGPVLSMCLAFAKQPFDIKSGACGTVVINAEMKIVDTETRASLGRNQPGEICIRGDQIMKGYLNDPMATENTIDKEGWLHTGDIGFIDNNDEIFIVDRLKELIKYKGFQVAPAELEALLFNHPSVSAAAVVSMQDEEAGEVPVAFVVRSSGSTVTEDKIKKYISDQVVFYKRLNRVFFIDSIPVSPSGKILRKELRARLAAGLPNY; via the exons ATGGATCCAATATCAAAGAAAGAAGACATAATATTCCGATCGAAGCTCTCTGATATCTACATCCCGAAACACCTTCCCTTGCATTCGTattgttttgaaaatatatcCAAACATAGCACGAGGCCATGTCTCATAAATGGTCCGACAGGGGAAGTGTACACGTACGAGGAAGTCGAGTTGATGTCGAGAAAGGTCGGGAGCGGTCTGAGTAAACTTGGGATCAAACAGGGTGACACCATCATGCTCCTTCTCCCTAACTCGACTGAATACGTGTTTGCATTCCTAGCTTCTTCACACATCGGCGCCATAACGACCATGGCGAATCCCTACTTTACCCCTGCCGAGGTTGTGAAGCAAGCCAAGGCGTCCAAAGCCAAGATCATCATAACACAAGCTTGTCACGTCGGGAAAGTCGAGGGCTACGCATTGGATAGTGGCGTGAAGGTGATGTGCATCGACGCACCACCGGCTGAGTGGTGCCTCAGCTTCTCCGAGCTGACGTCGGTGGATGAAAAGGAGATTCCGCCGGTGAAGATCCACCCGGATGACGTGGTGGCGCTGCCGTATTCCTCTGGGACGACGGGGCTGCCCAAGGGCGTGATGCTCACGCACAAGGGGCTGGTCACCAGTGTGGCGCAGCAGGTTGATGGCGAAAATCCTAACCTGTACATTCACAGCGAAGACGTGATGCTGTGTGTCCTGCCCATGTTTCACATATACTCGTTGAATTCGGTTCTGCTTTGCGGGTTGCGGGTCGGGGCGGCGATCCTGATCATGCAGAAGTTTGATATAATCTCAGTTTTGGAGCTGATACAGAAATATAAAGTGACGATTGGGCCCTTCGTTCCGCCTATTGTTCTGGCTATCGCCAAGAGCCCGGTCGTGGACAAATACGACCTTTCATCCGTGAGAATGGTGATGTCTGGGGCGGCACCACTGGGGAAGGAGCTGGAAGATGCTGCCAGGGCCAAGTTTCCTAACGCAATAGTTGGCCag GGTTATGGAATGACGGAAGCCGGGCCGGTGCTGTCGATGTGCCTAGCATTCGCGAAGCAGCCATTCGACATCAAATCGGGTGCGTGCGGGACTGTGGTTATAAACGCCGAGATGAAAATTGTCGACACGGAAACTCGTGCATCGTTGGGGCGTAACCAGCCCGGAGAAATTTGCATCCGCGGAGATCAAATCATGAAAG gCTATTTGAATGATCCGATGGCAACTGAAAATACAATAGACAAAGAAGGTTGGCTACACACCGGGGATATAGGGTTCATCGACAACAATGACGAAATATTCATAGTTGATCGATTGAAGGAGCTGATCAAATACAAAGGGTTCCAAGTGGCTCCGGCGGAGTTAGAAGCCCTTCTCTTCAACCATCCCTCCGTCTCTGCCGCCGCTGTTGTCTC CATGCAAGATGAGGAAGCCGGTGAAGTTCCGGTTGCATTTGTTGTCCGATCAAGTGGATCCACCGTCACCGAGGATAAAATCAAGAAATATATCTCCGATCAG GTGGTGTTTTACAAGAGATTGAACCGGGTATTTTTCATAGACTCGATTCCCGTATCTCCATCTGGGAAGATATTGAGAAAGGAACTAAGAGCAAGATTAGCTGCTGGATTaccaaattattaa
- the LOC140975713 gene encoding U2 small nuclear ribonucleoprotein A'-like isoform X1, whose translation MVRLTADLIWKSPHFFNAIRERELDLRGNKMAVIENIGATEDQFDTIDLSDNEIVKLENFPFLSRLGTLLLNNNRITRINPNLGEFLPKLHTLVLTNNRLTNLVEIDPLVSLPKLQFLSLLDNSITKKPNYRLYVIHKLKSLRVLDFRKVKEKERVEANKLFASKEAEEAAKMESAKTVVPGEIPSTQDVAKEDQTHKPVAPTPEQILAIKAAIVNSQTLEEVARLEQALKSGQLPADLNFSESESLPKNESAQDNMITVGKEASDEPKDTEFEQKEDGPAEMEETYRREFKDTICEVRRPSPGRNDALCSISQ comes from the exons ATGGTGAGGCTAACGGCGGATTTGATATGGAAAAGCCCCCACTTTTTCAATGCCATTCGCGAGCGAGAATTAGATCTCCGAG GAAATAAAATGGCTGTTATTGAAAACATTGGTGCCACAGAG GACCAATTTGACACCATTGATTTATCTGACAACGAGATTGTTAAGCTCGAGAATTTTCCCTTTTTAAGTCGTCTCGGTACTttgttgttgaacaataatAGAATCACTCGAATCAATCCCAATCTTGGAG AGTTTTTACCCAAATTGCACACCTTGGTGCTGACTAACAATAGGTTAACTAACCTGGTTGAAATAGACCCACTTGTATCGCTCCCAAAGCTGCAGTTCCTTAGTCTGCTCGACAATAGTATTACGAAGAAACCAAATTATCGATTGTATGTTATCCACAAGTTGAAGTCTCTACGGGTGTTGGATTTCAGGAAAGTCAAAGAAAAG GAGCGAGTTGAAGCCAATAAATTATTTGCGTCCAAAGAAGCTGAAGAAGCGGCCAAAATGGAATCGGCAAAGACAGTTGTACCTGGTGAGATTCCAAGCACCCAAGATGTTGCAAAAGAGGACCAAACTCATAAACCAGTTGCTCCTACTCCGGAACAAATTTTGGCTATTAAG GCTGCCATTGTGAATTCTCAAACTCTTGAGGAGGTGGCAAGGCTTGAACAG GCGCTAAAGTCAGGCCAACTTCCAGCTGATTTGAATTTCAGTGAGAGTGAAAGTTTGCCTAAAAATGAAAGCGCCCAAGATAATATGATTACTGTTGGAAAAGAAGCAAGTGATGAGCCCAAAGACACTGAATTCGAGCAGAAAGAGGACGGGCCTGCTGAAATGGAAGAG ACTTATCGGAGAGAGTTTAAAGACACGATATGCGAAGTCCGTCGTCCGTCGCCCGGTCGGAATGATGCCTTGTGCTCTATCTCACAATGA
- the LOC140975715 gene encoding uncharacterized protein isoform X2, translating to MTPSVPSDASKTKKASKRISKDVRKSMVEKYVDKYRTMNAGKFPTASNAKKNVGGCYYVVRHILQELEYTSSLTIGLQEVSRARKPEEFINTVKPSLDVLIPGRDSRLEADSFDTPSAAKLDKENELLTMDVDTSGSQTESDSTIFYDVKRNIVLMDKEVDKEKSLSEAEEFSSNYATVDESILNLPTEEPSSLNIGSEEGSQSLISVESDKSKDSETQSHHLMDECEDSLHRDLESMETNLKEMASEDFRKYDKLNPDDKKQKSRTLEIQEWESHKVPAPAAEPESNSSLWQNLKSFANGILGMWRRS from the exons ATGACTCCTTCAGTGCCTTCTGATGCATCAAAAACCAAAAAGGCTAGTAAAAGGATCTCAAAGGATGTTCGCAAATCAATGGTGGAAAAATATGTGGACAA GTACAGAACAATGAACGCGGGGAAGTTCCCAACTGCATCTAATGCGAAAAAAAATGTTGGCGGTTGCTACTACGTTGTAAGACATATCCTTCAGGAGCTGGAATATACTTCATCTTTAACCATTGGCTTGCAAGAGGTCTCTCGAGCAAGGAAACCCGAAGAATTCATCAACACTGTTAAACCTTCCTTAGATGTACTGATTCCAGGCCGTGACTCTAGATTGGAAGCAGATAGTTTTGACACCCCATCAGCAGCAAAACTAGATAAGGAAAACGAATTGTTAACTATGGACGTGGATACATCAGGCAGCCAAACAGAATCAGATTCTACAATTTTTTATGATGTTAAGAGAAATATAGTTCTTATGGATAAGGAAGTGGACAAGGAGAAGTCGTTATCTGAAGCCGAAGAATTCTCAAGCAATTATGCAACTGTGGATGAATCAATCTTGAATCTGCCGACTGAGGAACCCAGTTCCCTGAACATTGGATCGGAAGAAGGGTCACAATCTTTAATTTCAGTAGAG AGTGATAAATCAAAAGATAGCGAAACTCAATCTCACCACCTGATGGATGAATGTGAAGATAGTTTGCATCGTGATCTCGAGAGTATGGAGACTAACTTGAAAGAGATGGCTTCTGAAGATTTTCGGAAATACGATAAGCTGAATCCCGATGATAAGAAGCAAAAATCTAGAACACTAGAGATACAAGAATG GGAGTCGCACAAAGTACCAGCTCCAGCTGCAGAACCGGAAAGCAATTCATCATTGTGGCAAAATCTGAAATCTTTTGCAAATGGTATATTAGGCATGTGGAGAAGATCTTGA
- the LOC140975713 gene encoding U2 small nuclear ribonucleoprotein A'-like isoform X2: MVRLTADLIWKSPHFFNAIRERELDLRGNKMAVIENIGATEDQFDTIDLSDNEIVKLENFPFLSRLGTLLLNNNRITRINPNLGEFLPKLHTLVLTNNRLTNLVEIDPLVSLPKLQFLSLLDNSITKKPNYRLYVIHKLKSLRVLDFRKVKEKERVEANKLFASKEAEEAAKMESAKTVVPGEIPSTQDVAKEDQTHKPVAPTPEQILAIKAAIVNSQTLEEVARLEQALKSGQLPADLNFSESESLPKNESAQDNMITVGKEASDEPKDTEFEQKEDGPAEMEEE; encoded by the exons ATGGTGAGGCTAACGGCGGATTTGATATGGAAAAGCCCCCACTTTTTCAATGCCATTCGCGAGCGAGAATTAGATCTCCGAG GAAATAAAATGGCTGTTATTGAAAACATTGGTGCCACAGAG GACCAATTTGACACCATTGATTTATCTGACAACGAGATTGTTAAGCTCGAGAATTTTCCCTTTTTAAGTCGTCTCGGTACTttgttgttgaacaataatAGAATCACTCGAATCAATCCCAATCTTGGAG AGTTTTTACCCAAATTGCACACCTTGGTGCTGACTAACAATAGGTTAACTAACCTGGTTGAAATAGACCCACTTGTATCGCTCCCAAAGCTGCAGTTCCTTAGTCTGCTCGACAATAGTATTACGAAGAAACCAAATTATCGATTGTATGTTATCCACAAGTTGAAGTCTCTACGGGTGTTGGATTTCAGGAAAGTCAAAGAAAAG GAGCGAGTTGAAGCCAATAAATTATTTGCGTCCAAAGAAGCTGAAGAAGCGGCCAAAATGGAATCGGCAAAGACAGTTGTACCTGGTGAGATTCCAAGCACCCAAGATGTTGCAAAAGAGGACCAAACTCATAAACCAGTTGCTCCTACTCCGGAACAAATTTTGGCTATTAAG GCTGCCATTGTGAATTCTCAAACTCTTGAGGAGGTGGCAAGGCTTGAACAG GCGCTAAAGTCAGGCCAACTTCCAGCTGATTTGAATTTCAGTGAGAGTGAAAGTTTGCCTAAAAATGAAAGCGCCCAAGATAATATGATTACTGTTGGAAAAGAAGCAAGTGATGAGCCCAAAGACACTGAATTCGAGCAGAAAGAGGACGGGCCTGCTGAAATGGAAGAG GAATGA
- the LOC140975715 gene encoding uncharacterized protein isoform X1, which translates to MRLSRSGVVPAKFSCQFGRHGMIKTSNTWLDKVSFEMSDVWPESIVQCRGKSMTPSVPSDASKTKKASKRISKDVRKSMVEKYVDKYRTMNAGKFPTASNAKKNVGGCYYVVRHILQELEYTSSLTIGLQEVSRARKPEEFINTVKPSLDVLIPGRDSRLEADSFDTPSAAKLDKENELLTMDVDTSGSQTESDSTIFYDVKRNIVLMDKEVDKEKSLSEAEEFSSNYATVDESILNLPTEEPSSLNIGSEEGSQSLISVESDKSKDSETQSHHLMDECEDSLHRDLESMETNLKEMASEDFRKYDKLNPDDKKQKSRTLEIQEWESHKVPAPAAEPESNSSLWQNLKSFANGILGMWRRS; encoded by the exons ATGAGGCTCAGTCGGAGCGGTGTTGTACCTGCCAAGTTCTCTTGCCAGTTTGGACGGCATGGGATGATCAAGACGTCAAATACTTGGCTTGACAAAG TTTCATTTGAGATGTCTGATGTTTGGCCCGAGTCAATTGTACAGTGTCGGGGAAAATCAATGACTCCTTCAGTGCCTTCTGATGCATCAAAAACCAAAAAGGCTAGTAAAAGGATCTCAAAGGATGTTCGCAAATCAATGGTGGAAAAATATGTGGACAA GTACAGAACAATGAACGCGGGGAAGTTCCCAACTGCATCTAATGCGAAAAAAAATGTTGGCGGTTGCTACTACGTTGTAAGACATATCCTTCAGGAGCTGGAATATACTTCATCTTTAACCATTGGCTTGCAAGAGGTCTCTCGAGCAAGGAAACCCGAAGAATTCATCAACACTGTTAAACCTTCCTTAGATGTACTGATTCCAGGCCGTGACTCTAGATTGGAAGCAGATAGTTTTGACACCCCATCAGCAGCAAAACTAGATAAGGAAAACGAATTGTTAACTATGGACGTGGATACATCAGGCAGCCAAACAGAATCAGATTCTACAATTTTTTATGATGTTAAGAGAAATATAGTTCTTATGGATAAGGAAGTGGACAAGGAGAAGTCGTTATCTGAAGCCGAAGAATTCTCAAGCAATTATGCAACTGTGGATGAATCAATCTTGAATCTGCCGACTGAGGAACCCAGTTCCCTGAACATTGGATCGGAAGAAGGGTCACAATCTTTAATTTCAGTAGAG AGTGATAAATCAAAAGATAGCGAAACTCAATCTCACCACCTGATGGATGAATGTGAAGATAGTTTGCATCGTGATCTCGAGAGTATGGAGACTAACTTGAAAGAGATGGCTTCTGAAGATTTTCGGAAATACGATAAGCTGAATCCCGATGATAAGAAGCAAAAATCTAGAACACTAGAGATACAAGAATG GGAGTCGCACAAAGTACCAGCTCCAGCTGCAGAACCGGAAAGCAATTCATCATTGTGGCAAAATCTGAAATCTTTTGCAAATGGTATATTAGGCATGTGGAGAAGATCTTGA
- the LOC140975713 gene encoding U2 small nuclear ribonucleoprotein A'-like isoform X3, with protein sequence MAVIENIGATEDQFDTIDLSDNEIVKLENFPFLSRLGTLLLNNNRITRINPNLGEFLPKLHTLVLTNNRLTNLVEIDPLVSLPKLQFLSLLDNSITKKPNYRLYVIHKLKSLRVLDFRKVKEKERVEANKLFASKEAEEAAKMESAKTVVPGEIPSTQDVAKEDQTHKPVAPTPEQILAIKAAIVNSQTLEEVARLEQALKSGQLPADLNFSESESLPKNESAQDNMITVGKEASDEPKDTEFEQKEDGPAEMEETYRREFKDTICEVRRPSPGRNDALCSISQ encoded by the exons ATGGCTGTTATTGAAAACATTGGTGCCACAGAG GACCAATTTGACACCATTGATTTATCTGACAACGAGATTGTTAAGCTCGAGAATTTTCCCTTTTTAAGTCGTCTCGGTACTttgttgttgaacaataatAGAATCACTCGAATCAATCCCAATCTTGGAG AGTTTTTACCCAAATTGCACACCTTGGTGCTGACTAACAATAGGTTAACTAACCTGGTTGAAATAGACCCACTTGTATCGCTCCCAAAGCTGCAGTTCCTTAGTCTGCTCGACAATAGTATTACGAAGAAACCAAATTATCGATTGTATGTTATCCACAAGTTGAAGTCTCTACGGGTGTTGGATTTCAGGAAAGTCAAAGAAAAG GAGCGAGTTGAAGCCAATAAATTATTTGCGTCCAAAGAAGCTGAAGAAGCGGCCAAAATGGAATCGGCAAAGACAGTTGTACCTGGTGAGATTCCAAGCACCCAAGATGTTGCAAAAGAGGACCAAACTCATAAACCAGTTGCTCCTACTCCGGAACAAATTTTGGCTATTAAG GCTGCCATTGTGAATTCTCAAACTCTTGAGGAGGTGGCAAGGCTTGAACAG GCGCTAAAGTCAGGCCAACTTCCAGCTGATTTGAATTTCAGTGAGAGTGAAAGTTTGCCTAAAAATGAAAGCGCCCAAGATAATATGATTACTGTTGGAAAAGAAGCAAGTGATGAGCCCAAAGACACTGAATTCGAGCAGAAAGAGGACGGGCCTGCTGAAATGGAAGAG ACTTATCGGAGAGAGTTTAAAGACACGATATGCGAAGTCCGTCGTCCGTCGCCCGGTCGGAATGATGCCTTGTGCTCTATCTCACAATGA